The proteins below come from a single Drosophila teissieri strain GT53w chromosome 3L, Prin_Dtei_1.1, whole genome shotgun sequence genomic window:
- the LOC122616123 gene encoding phospholipid scramblase 2 isoform X1 produces MKSNVNQGGYAPPGFGSGFQPNAPPAEGFGYPPPSGAHNAPYPPVPGHPQPQQPPPPMNYGFAPGPQQAGYAPVPQMPPYGEAPPYGAGQPPYVGGPGGQPPYVGGPGGQPAYGGGAPPPQAFGGYPPGPAGPPNAFGGYPPGQPQQPIVTQPGMGPGMGPGMPPQGGPAGDWMSIPTGIPNCPRGLEYLTTIDQLLVKQKVELLEAFTGFETNNKFTIKNALGQKVYFAAEDNDCCTRNCCGPARPFDMRVFDNFQQEVIHMHRPLACSSCLFPCCLQSIEVSAPPGNVIGTIEQEWSICSPSFRILNHVGDTVMRIEGPFCTFSLCGDVEFNVVSLTGEKIGKISKQWSGLAREIFTDADFFGINFPLDLDVRMKAVLLGATFLIDAMFFEKSGNRETDGPGML; encoded by the exons ATGAAGAGCAACGTCAATCAGGGCGGTTACGCCCCACCCGGTTTCGGATCCGGATTCCAGCCAAATGCTCCGCCCGCCGAGGGATTCGGCTACCCACCGCCCAGTGGCGCCCACAACGCCCCCTATCCGCCCGTCCCTGGTCATCCGCAGCCtcagcagccgccgccgcccatgAATTAC GGGTTTGCGCCAGGTCCTCAGCAAGCCGGATACGCACCAGTTCCCCAGATGCCGCCGTACGGAGAAGCGCCGCCCTACGGAGCCGGACAACCACCTTACGTGGGTGGGCCAGGTGGTCAGCCACCCTATGTGGGTGGTCCAGGCGGACAGCCAGCCTACGGAGGAGGAGCACCACCGCCGCAGGCCTTCGGAGGGTATCCCCCCGGACCAGCAGGTCCTCCAAACGCATTTGGCGGATATCCACCGGGACAGCCACAACAGCCCATCGTCACGCAGCCGGGAATGGGACCGGGAATGGGTCCGGGGATGCCCCCACAGGGCGGACCAGCAG GAGACTGGATGAGTATACCTACCGGAATTCCGAACTGTCCGCGCGGATTGGAGTACCTTACGACTATCGACCAGCTTTTAGTTAAGCAGAAGGTCGAGCTGCTGGAGGCCTTCACGGGTTTTGAGACCAACAACAAGTTTACGATCAAGAACGCCCTGGGTCAGAAGGTCTATTTCGCGGCGGAGGACAACGATTGCTGCACGCGCAATTGCTGCGGTCCTGCGCGTCCCTTCGACATGCGGGTCTTTGACAACTTCCAGCAGGAAGTGATCCACATGCACCGCCCGCTGGCCTGCTCCTCCTGTCTGTTCCCCTGCTGTCTGCAGAGCATCGAGGTTTCGGCGCCACCCGGCAATGTTATCGGCACCATCGAACAGGAGTGGTCCATCTGCTCGCCATCCTTCCGCATCCTCAACCACGTGGGCGACACGGTGATGCGCATCGAAGGACCTTTCTGCACCTTTTCGCTCTGCGGCGACGTCGAGTTCAAT GTTGTTTCGCTCACTGGTGAGAAGATCGGCAAGATCTCGAAGCAGTGGTCCGGCCTGGCACGTGAAATTTTCACGGATGCGGACTTCTTCGGCATCAATTTCCCTCTGGACTTGGATGTGCGCATGAAGGCCGTTCTGCTGGGAGCCACATTCCTCATA
- the LOC122616123 gene encoding phospholipid scramblase 1 isoform X2, with amino-acid sequence MSIPTGIPNCPRGLEYLTTIDQLLVKQKVELLEAFTGFETNNKFTIKNALGQKVYFAAEDNDCCTRNCCGPARPFDMRVFDNFQQEVIHMHRPLACSSCLFPCCLQSIEVSAPPGNVIGTIEQEWSICSPSFRILNHVGDTVMRIEGPFCTFSLCGDVEFNVVSLTGEKIGKISKQWSGLAREIFTDADFFGINFPLDLDVRMKAVLLGATFLIDAMFFEKSGNRETDGPGML; translated from the exons ATGAGTATACCTACCGGAATTCCGAACTGTCCGCGCGGATTGGAGTACCTTACGACTATCGACCAGCTTTTAGTTAAGCAGAAGGTCGAGCTGCTGGAGGCCTTCACGGGTTTTGAGACCAACAACAAGTTTACGATCAAGAACGCCCTGGGTCAGAAGGTCTATTTCGCGGCGGAGGACAACGATTGCTGCACGCGCAATTGCTGCGGTCCTGCGCGTCCCTTCGACATGCGGGTCTTTGACAACTTCCAGCAGGAAGTGATCCACATGCACCGCCCGCTGGCCTGCTCCTCCTGTCTGTTCCCCTGCTGTCTGCAGAGCATCGAGGTTTCGGCGCCACCCGGCAATGTTATCGGCACCATCGAACAGGAGTGGTCCATCTGCTCGCCATCCTTCCGCATCCTCAACCACGTGGGCGACACGGTGATGCGCATCGAAGGACCTTTCTGCACCTTTTCGCTCTGCGGCGACGTCGAGTTCAAT GTTGTTTCGCTCACTGGTGAGAAGATCGGCAAGATCTCGAAGCAGTGGTCCGGCCTGGCACGTGAAATTTTCACGGATGCGGACTTCTTCGGCATCAATTTCCCTCTGGACTTGGATGTGCGCATGAAGGCCGTTCTGCTGGGAGCCACATTCCTCATA
- the LOC122616123 gene encoding phospholipid scramblase 2 isoform X3 — protein sequence MSTENPASCVSTLDLSGAEARGHPEESHSRGVKSGSKVLRFIWHSLYTQYNQICSRSQTLRQLVCREANKPLPKKLRHTIRLNKSAKRKGYEYYMSDEDRSIPTGIPNCPRGLEYLTTIDQLLVKQKVELLEAFTGFETNNKFTIKNALGQKVYFAAEDNDCCTRNCCGPARPFDMRVFDNFQQEVIHMHRPLACSSCLFPCCLQSIEVSAPPGNVIGTIEQEWSICSPSFRILNHVGDTVMRIEGPFCTFSLCGDVEFNVVSLTGEKIGKISKQWSGLAREIFTDADFFGINFPLDLDVRMKAVLLGATFLIDAMFFEKSGNRETDGPGML from the exons ATGTCCACTGAAAACCCAGCTAGTTGCGTTTCCACACTGGATCTGAGTGGCGCCGAAGCTCGCGGACACCCGGAGGAATCCCATTCCAGGGGTGTCAAGAGCGGCTCCAAGGTGCTGCGCTTCATCTGGCACTCGCTGTATACGCAGTACAACCAGATCTGCTCAAGGTCCCAGACTCTGAGGCAGCTGGTCTGCAGGGAGGCCAACAAACCACTGCCCAAGAAACTCAGACACACCATCCGCCTAAATAAGTCGGCCAAGCGAAAGGGCTACGAGTACTATATGAGCGACGAGGACAGGAG TATACCTACCGGAATTCCGAACTGTCCGCGCGGATTGGAGTACCTTACGACTATCGACCAGCTTTTAGTTAAGCAGAAGGTCGAGCTGCTGGAGGCCTTCACGGGTTTTGAGACCAACAACAAGTTTACGATCAAGAACGCCCTGGGTCAGAAGGTCTATTTCGCGGCGGAGGACAACGATTGCTGCACGCGCAATTGCTGCGGTCCTGCGCGTCCCTTCGACATGCGGGTCTTTGACAACTTCCAGCAGGAAGTGATCCACATGCACCGCCCGCTGGCCTGCTCCTCCTGTCTGTTCCCCTGCTGTCTGCAGAGCATCGAGGTTTCGGCGCCACCCGGCAATGTTATCGGCACCATCGAACAGGAGTGGTCCATCTGCTCGCCATCCTTCCGCATCCTCAACCACGTGGGCGACACGGTGATGCGCATCGAAGGACCTTTCTGCACCTTTTCGCTCTGCGGCGACGTCGAGTTCAAT GTTGTTTCGCTCACTGGTGAGAAGATCGGCAAGATCTCGAAGCAGTGGTCCGGCCTGGCACGTGAAATTTTCACGGATGCGGACTTCTTCGGCATCAATTTCCCTCTGGACTTGGATGTGCGCATGAAGGCCGTTCTGCTGGGAGCCACATTCCTCATA